GTCTGCATGTTGCGGCCTTGATGGAGTTGGGTCTGATTCTGTTTGTGATCACCTTTATCGTACTGGCTATCTCTAAATTTATGATCATGCGCCTGGCGAAAAATGAGGGGGCACGCTGATGGCTACGCTCGAAATGCAAAGCATCGCAAAGCTGGCTGAATCGCGCCGTAAAATGCAGGCTAAGCGCCGTCTGAAAAACCGCATCGCTCTGACATTGTCGATGGCGACCATGGCGTTCGGTCTCTTCTGGCTGGTCTGGATCCTGTTGTCCACCGTAACGCGCGGCTTTGACGGTATGTCGGTGGCGATGTTTACGGAAATGACGCCGCCGCCAAATACGGCGGGTGGTGGTCTGGCAAACGCCCTGGCAGGCAGTGGCCTGTTGATCCTGTGGGCGACCGTTGTCGGTACGCCGCTCGGTATCATGGCGGGGATTTACCTGGCGGAGTATGGCCGGAAATCGCTGCTGGCCGAAGTGATCCGTTTTATCAACGACATTCTGCTTTCCGCGCCGTCAATTGTAGTTGGCCTGTTCGTCTACACCATTGTTGTCGCGCAGATGCAGCACTTTTCCGGTTGGGCGGGTGTGATTGCGCTGGCGCTGTTGCAGGTGCCAATTGTTATTCGTACCACGGAAAACATGCTGAAACTGGTGCCGGACAGCCTGCGTGAAGCGGCTTATGCGCTGGGTACACCGAAATGGAAGATGATTGCCTCTATTACGCTGAAAGCCTCTGTTTCCGGGATTATGACCGGGGTGCTGCTGGCTGTGGCGCGTATTGCAGGGGAAACGGCACCGCTGCTGTTTACCGCGCTCTCTAACCAGTTCTGGAGCACCGATATGATGCAGCCTATCGCTAACCTGCCGGTGACCATTTTCAAATTTGCCATGAGCCCGTTTGCCGAATGGCAGCAACTGGCCTGGGCCGGGGTGCTGATTATCACGCTCTGCGTACTGCTGTTGAATATTCTGGCGCGTGTCATTTTCGCGAAGAGTAAACACGGTTAATTTTTGCGACGCGGCGAAAGCGGCGTCGAGTTGAGGAAAGAGATAAATGAGTATGGTTGATACGACGCCGGGCAAAATTCAGGTTCGTGATTTGAACTTCTATTACGGCAAATTCCATGCACTGAAAAACATCAGCCTGGATATTGCCAAAAATCAGGTGACGGCGTTTATCGGGCCGTCAGGCTGCGGTAAATCCACATTGCTGCGTACTTTTAACAAAATGTTTGAGCTTTACCCTGAGCAGCGCGCCGAAGGCGAAATCCTGCTGGATGGCGACAACATTCTTACCAATACGCAGGATATCGCGCTGCTGCGCGCGAAAGTGGGGATGGTATTCCAGAAACCGACGCCGTTTCCGATGTCGATTTACGACAATATCGCTTTTGGCGTGCGCCTGTTTGAAAAGCTGTCGCGTCCGGATATGGACGAGCGTGTTCAGTGGGCTTTGACCAAGGCCGCATTATGGAACGAAACCAAGGATAAACTGCACCAGAGCGGGTACTCTCTCTCCGGTGGCCAGCAGCAGCGTCTGTGCATCGCCCGCGGTATCGCGATTCGCCCGGAAGTTCTGCTGCTTGATGAACCTTGTTCCGCTCTTGACCCGATCTCAACCGGTCGTATCGAAGAGCTGATCACGGAGCTGAAACAGGATTACACCGTGGTTATCGTGACGCACAACATGCAGCAAGCTGCGCGTTGTTCCGATCACACGGCGTTTATGTATCTCGGTGAGTTGATTGAGTTCAGCAACACAGATGATCTGTTCACGAAGCCGAAGAAGAAGCAAACGGAAGACTATATTACCGGGCGCTATGGTTGATTTGCTGCACCCTGAGGGTATAAGCGACCTTGTTACCACGTGAAATCTGTCGGGCATTTGGAGTGCACCATGGACAATCTCAACCTTAACAAACATATTTCCGGGCAGTTCAACGCTGAGCTGGAAAGTATCCGCACTCAGGTAATGACCATGGGTGGGATGGTGGAGCAGCAGCTTTCTGATGCGATCACCGCCATGCACAATCAGGACAGCGAGCTAGCCAGGCGCGTTGTTGAAGGCGACAAACAGGTCAATATGATGGAAGTCGCCATCGATGAAGCCTGCGTGCGCATCATTGCAAAACGCCAGCCAACGGCAAGCGACTTGCGTCTGGTGATGGCGATCATCAAAACAATTGCCGAGCTGGAACGTATTGGCGATGTGGCAGACAAAATCTGCCGTACCGCGCTGGAGAAGTTCTCCCAGCAGCACCAGCCGCTGCTGGTGAGCCTGGAATCGTTAGGCCGTCACACCGTGCAGATGCTGCATGATGTGCTGGACGCCTTCGCCCGTATGGATCTGGACGAAGCGGTGCGTATCTATCGCGAAGATAAAAAAGTGGATCAGGAATACGAAGGCATCGTACGTCAGCTAATGACTTACATGATGGAAGATTCCCGCACCATTCCGAGCGTCCTGACCGCCCTGTTCTGCGCCCGTTCTATCGAACGTATCGGTGACCGCTGCCAGAATATCTGCGAATACATCTTCTACTTCGTGAAGGGACAAGATTTCCGTCATGTTGGCGGCGATGAGCTGGATAAACTGCTCGCCGGAAAAGATGTTAAAGAGTGATATGACGATAACCCCCTCGCTGTGAGGGGATTTTTGTTGCAGGGTTATTTCGCCAGTAACTTTCTCGCCAGGCTATCAATATCCCCGTACTGCCACAATTTTTCCTGCCACTGCTGCGGGATCCCGTTAACGCCATAATACGCGCCAGCCAGTTGCCCGGCGATAGCGGCGGTGGTGTCTGCGTCGTCACCGAGATTGGTGGCCAGCAGGATAGTCTCTTTAAAGTTTTTACCCTGCGCAAAGCACCACAATGCCGCTTCCAGACTCTGCACGCAGTAACCCGTACCGAAGATCTCCGCACGCGTTTTCTTCAGGTAGTTCCCTTCAGCTATGCGACGTAGATTCTCCTGTTCCGGTAGCTGCGGGATAGCTGTCAGCGTTTCCCGCTTACTTTTACCGTTCAGGGCGTTCATCAGCATTTGTGCAAACAGGCGGCAGCAGGCGAGTGCTTCCGGTGCTGCATGCGTGGTTCGCGATGAGGCTTCGGCATACTCCAGCGCCAGTAACTCATCGGGGAAATACCACAGCACTACCGGCGCGAGGCGCATTAACGAACCGTTTCCTGCCGTTTTGGGATGGCTGGAACCGGCAAACGGATCGCCGTCATTCGCATATTTTTGCAATGCGCCTGCGACCGTCGTACCAATATCAAAACAGTGACCGGTGGCGCTTAAGTAACCCCATTGCCACCAGTTCATATACCGATTCATCTGATCCTTTGCGTCAAATCCCTGGCGAGCGATCAGACTTTCCGCAAGGCACAGCGCCATAGAGGTGTCGTCTGTCCATTGCCCCGCTTGCAAATGAAACGGCCCGCCTCCCACCATGTCGGTGATGGGCGGAAAGGAATCTTTGGCGCTGAATTCCACCGCCGTGCCGACGGCATCACCGGTGGCCAGACCGAGCAGACAGCCTTGATAACGTTCGAGTAATTCCGACATCTGTTGTTCCTTATTCCGTGGAACTGCTCAGGAAAAATCCGCCCATAACCGTAATTTGCCGCAGTGCAGGCAGCGAAAGAGATATCCTTGGCAGTCGCCGCCGTCGAGCAGGTATTCCGGTAATTTCTCGTAATCCATGCCGAAAGCATCGCAATCGGCTTGAATATCCGCGAACTGATCGAGTTTGTCGGCAATATCTTGCCAGCCGACGTAGCCGATAAACGCGCAGAAATCATCGCAGTGCGCCAGCCAGTACTCCTGCTGCCAGCCACAGTATCCCGGTGTTCTCTGAGTCAGTTCCTGCAAACTGGCTTCCG
The Kosakonia oryzae genome window above contains:
- the pstB gene encoding phosphate ABC transporter ATP-binding protein PstB, coding for MSMVDTTPGKIQVRDLNFYYGKFHALKNISLDIAKNQVTAFIGPSGCGKSTLLRTFNKMFELYPEQRAEGEILLDGDNILTNTQDIALLRAKVGMVFQKPTPFPMSIYDNIAFGVRLFEKLSRPDMDERVQWALTKAALWNETKDKLHQSGYSLSGGQQQRLCIARGIAIRPEVLLLDEPCSALDPISTGRIEELITELKQDYTVVIVTHNMQQAARCSDHTAFMYLGELIEFSNTDDLFTKPKKKQTEDYITGRYG
- a CDS encoding ADP-ribosylglycohydrolase family protein; the encoded protein is MSELLERYQGCLLGLATGDAVGTAVEFSAKDSFPPITDMVGGGPFHLQAGQWTDDTSMALCLAESLIARQGFDAKDQMNRYMNWWQWGYLSATGHCFDIGTTVAGALQKYANDGDPFAGSSHPKTAGNGSLMRLAPVVLWYFPDELLALEYAEASSRTTHAAPEALACCRLFAQMLMNALNGKSKRETLTAIPQLPEQENLRRIAEGNYLKKTRAEIFGTGYCVQSLEAALWCFAQGKNFKETILLATNLGDDADTTAAIAGQLAGAYYGVNGIPQQWQEKLWQYGDIDSLARKLLAK
- the phoU gene encoding phosphate signaling complex protein PhoU, producing the protein MDNLNLNKHISGQFNAELESIRTQVMTMGGMVEQQLSDAITAMHNQDSELARRVVEGDKQVNMMEVAIDEACVRIIAKRQPTASDLRLVMAIIKTIAELERIGDVADKICRTALEKFSQQHQPLLVSLESLGRHTVQMLHDVLDAFARMDLDEAVRIYREDKKVDQEYEGIVRQLMTYMMEDSRTIPSVLTALFCARSIERIGDRCQNICEYIFYFVKGQDFRHVGGDELDKLLAGKDVKE
- the pstA gene encoding phosphate ABC transporter permease PstA, whose product is MATLEMQSIAKLAESRRKMQAKRRLKNRIALTLSMATMAFGLFWLVWILLSTVTRGFDGMSVAMFTEMTPPPNTAGGGLANALAGSGLLILWATVVGTPLGIMAGIYLAEYGRKSLLAEVIRFINDILLSAPSIVVGLFVYTIVVAQMQHFSGWAGVIALALLQVPIVIRTTENMLKLVPDSLREAAYALGTPKWKMIASITLKASVSGIMTGVLLAVARIAGETAPLLFTALSNQFWSTDMMQPIANLPVTIFKFAMSPFAEWQQLAWAGVLIITLCVLLLNILARVIFAKSKHG